The following is a genomic window from Adhaeribacter radiodurans.
AAAGTTTAAAAGACGATGCTACCGGCAAAGTTATTTTACAGAACTTAACCCAGGAGGCAAAAAAAGTAAATCTGGATGCCCAACTGAATAGCCTGATTACCCGCAGTACAGTGAACCAGGATCAGGCAACTGTACTTCCGGTATAATTCAAAAATTACCAGCCATCGTAACTGGTTTACTTTATTTTACTGCTCATTTCCCTGCTTACTAAGCAGAAAGAATCAATTGTAATGACAGAGCAGCAGAAATCTATTCTAGCAATAAATAAATGAAAATTAATCTTTAAATTTATAAGACCAACCCTCAAAACCATGGAACCCATTACTTTGAGTTACCCCTCGTTGCGCCGCCGGCTTTTAAGTTATTCGGTAGACTTGTTTTTTATTATTCTGGTATTTATGCTAACTGGAGTACTAATAGATTATGCGGGAGAAGCTCCTAACTGGCTACGTGGGTTTGTGTTGCTGTTTATGCTCTTTATATACGAACCTCTTTTTGTTTCCATTTTTGGAGGTACGTTAGGGCATCAACTTTTCCGGATGCGGGTAGTAGATGAAAAAACTTACGAAAATTTATCCTTTCTGCCAGCCATTGGACGCTTTTTAGTAAAAACTTTCCTGGGGTGGTTATCTTTTTTAACTACTACTTTTAATCCCCGCCGAAGAGCTATTCACGATTTAGCCGCTGGCTCGCTCATGGTTCAGGTGGGTTGATTATCGGTGGATAAAACCCATAAAATTTGCTTAATTTGCCTGAAACGAGAACTTACTCCGCCGAAAACTGCAACTCACCGGCAGCAGCCCAATCTAAATACACAAGTGCATTCGGCAAGGTTTGTAAAATACTAGCGGGCACCTGGTTCGTAACTTCCCCTTCCAGCGCTTGGGCCAGAATGGCGGCTTTTTTAGCACCAGCGGCAATTAAAATAGGAACCCGGGCTTCCTGAAAATGCTTTAAACCCAAAGTAATACCCTCGGTTAAGGCAGTGGGTTGTTTAAAGTACTTCTGGCCTACAGTTACGGTAACTTCGGCTAAGGGCATGTGGTGTGCGTACAAATCGAACGAAACGCCGGGTTCATTTAATCCAATGTGCCCGTTCATGCCTATTC
Proteins encoded in this region:
- a CDS encoding RDD family protein; its protein translation is MEPITLSYPSLRRRLLSYSVDLFFIILVFMLTGVLIDYAGEAPNWLRGFVLLFMLFIYEPLFVSIFGGTLGHQLFRMRVVDEKTYENLSFLPAIGRFLVKTFLGWLSFLTTTFNPRRRAIHDLAAGSLMVQVG